In one window of Solanum pennellii chromosome 2, SPENNV200 DNA:
- the LOC107009163 gene encoding uncharacterized protein LOC107009163 — protein MGLFSYTVAGGGFILIGAWESLVSSSGALKNSSPSSTTQSPPQNPSTDKHEQGSVFSSSVTFVLILILSFLFVLDSLLSFFDALNSKDNIGSVLQLQVIAISLLFFLYSVLGLMTRLKNSFHLPSPILNLLCLFAFAEEFLLFYLQRKDPSGVENRYYNLLLVPIAICAFCSFLELKNPKSNYTRLGRGIGLILQGTWTLQMGFAFFSDMIAQGCYLHQRSRGNYTVKCKGHPQYHRGGAIATLQFNCHLALLVAVFTFVYSIVCKKHGIGREHMRYRPIGAEMQHLEIDSQAHFTLESDEEDDNENGIKEEMNVEMQKAIVPVPESETNGYHTHP, from the coding sequence ATGGGGCTATTCAGCTATACTGTCGCCGGCGGCGGATTTATACTAATCGGCGCTTGGGAATCTCTGGTCTCTTCTTCTGGTGCACTGAAAAATTCATCACCGTCGTCCACTACCCAATCGCCGCCACAAAATCCATCTACAGATAAGCATGAGCAAGGTTCTGTTTTTTCTTCATCGGTCACCTTTGTATTAATCTTAATCCTTTCGTTCCTTTTCGTACTCGATTCCTTGTTATCCTTTTTCGACGCACTCAACTCCAAAGACAACATTGGTTCCGTCCTTCAATTGCAGGTTATCGcgatttctcttcttttctttctctattcGGTATTAGGTCTCATGACCCGcttgaaaaattcttttcatttaCCTTCACCGATCCTCAATTTGCTTTGCCTCTTCGCTTTTGCTGaggaatttttgttgttttatctTCAAAGGAAAGACCCAAGTGGAGTTGAAAATCGTTACTATAATCTCTTGCTTGTGCCTATTGCTATTTGTGCATTTTGTTCATTTCTAGAATTGAAAAATCCCAAATCAAATTACACTAGATTAGGACGTGGGATTGGGTTAATCTTGCAAGGGACGTGGACTCTTCAAATGGGGTTTGCTTTTTTCTCCGATATGATTGCACAGGGATGCTATTTACATCAAAGGAGTAGAGGTAATTACACGGTTAAGTGTAAAGGTCATCCTCAGTACCATCGAGGTGGAGCTATTGCTACCCTTCAGTTCAATTGCCACCTTGCTCTTCTTGTGGCTGTGTTTACTTTTGTATACTCAATTGTGTGTAAAAAGCATGGCATTGGCCGTGAACATATGCGGTATAGACCTATTGGAGCTGAGATGCAACACTTGGAAATCGATAGTCAAGCTCATTTTACGTTGGAGTCTGATGAAGAGGATGACAATGAGAATGGGATAAAAGAAGAGATGAATGTTGAAATGCAAAAGGCTATTGTACCTGTTCCTGAATCAGAAAC
- the LOC107008672 gene encoding protein CREG1, which yields MNIINRAASIFLLLVFFLAFFKDSVHGRPLLLSMSRPKPDDAALFARWLVSQNYWGVLNTIASDMGGAPFGNVVSFSDGLPDKGRGIPYFYLTTLDPTARNALKDQRSSFTISEYAIGTCGKKDPENPSCAKITLVGKLKVVTGDPKETSFAQTALFTKHPEMEGWPKSHDFQIYKLEIEEIFMINWFGGPKPLTVDQYLQAKMDSHMTIA from the exons ATGAATATCATCAACAGGGCAGCTtcgatttttcttcttttggtgtTTTTCTTGGCTTTTTTCAAAGATTCTGTTCATGGGCGCCCTCTTTTACTGTCAATGTCCAGACCCAAGCCGGATGATGCTGCCTTATTTGCTCGATGGCTCGTTTCTCAGAATTATTGGGGTGTCCTTAA TACTATAGCAAGTGATATGGGAGGAGCACCGTTCGG GAATGTTGTCTCATTTAGTGATGGGTTACCAGACAAAGGCCGTGGTATACCATACTTCTACTTAACAACGCTTGATCCCACTGCTAGAAATGCATTGAAAGACCAGAGATCATCATTTACAATCAGTGAGTACGCCATTGGAACTTGTGGCAAGAAAGATCCTGAGAACCCATCTTGTGCCAAAATTACCCTCGTAGGAAAG TTGAAAGTGGTTACTGGAGATCCAAAGGAAACTAGCTTTGCTCAAACTGCTTTATTCACAAAACACCCTGAGATGGAAG GTTGGCCCAAGAGTCACGATTTCCAGATATACAAATTAGAGATTGAAGAGATATTTATGATCAATTGGTTTGGTGGTCCCAAACCTCTCACCGTGGATCAGTATTTGCAGGCTAAAAT GGATagtcacatgaccattgcatgA